A single region of the Streptomyces caelestis genome encodes:
- a CDS encoding SMI1/KNR4 family protein, with amino-acid sequence MTARDELLRIVPPPVGVEIHVDWAEVEEALGVALPDDYKWLVERYGPGSLDDFLYIFQPESPFSMTRLLESSERAAEILDQARERGGNIPYETDELLAVAATDNRDTIYWVTRPEDEPNSWTTTANGARNMKWPHFEGGLVEFLAAVMSGAHRVDVFPQVFPRKPVFSPYPAPDARRR; translated from the coding sequence GTGACCGCACGCGACGAACTCCTGCGCATCGTGCCGCCGCCCGTCGGCGTCGAGATCCACGTCGACTGGGCCGAGGTCGAGGAGGCCCTCGGCGTAGCGCTGCCGGACGACTACAAGTGGCTCGTCGAGCGGTACGGGCCGGGGTCCCTCGATGACTTCCTGTACATCTTCCAGCCGGAATCGCCCTTCTCCATGACCCGTCTCCTGGAATCATCGGAGCGGGCCGCGGAGATCCTGGACCAGGCGCGGGAGAGGGGTGGGAACATCCCGTACGAGACCGACGAACTGCTGGCCGTGGCGGCAACGGACAATCGCGACACGATCTACTGGGTGACCCGTCCGGAGGACGAGCCGAATTCCTGGACCACCACGGCCAACGGCGCGCGCAACATGAAGTGGCCGCACTTCGAAGGCGGACTCGTCGAGTTCCTGGCTGCGGTGATGTCCGGTGCGCATCGCGTGGACGTCTTTCCGCAGGTTTTCCCCCGAAAGCCGGTGTTCTCCCCCTACCCGGCTCCGGATGCGCGCCGACGCTGA
- the rpsJ gene encoding 30S ribosomal protein S10, with amino-acid sequence MAGQKIRIRLKAYDHEVIDSSAKKIVETVTRTGASVAGPVPLPTEKNVYCVIKSPHKYKDSREHFEMRTHKRLIDILDPTPKTVDSLMRLDLPAGVDIEIKL; translated from the coding sequence ATGGCGGGACAGAAGATCCGCATCCGGCTCAAGGCCTACGACCACGAGGTCATCGACTCCTCGGCGAAGAAGATCGTCGAGACGGTGACGCGTACTGGTGCGTCGGTCGCGGGCCCGGTGCCGCTGCCCACTGAGAAGAACGTGTACTGCGTCATCAAGTCGCCGCACAAGTACAAGGACTCGCGCGAGCACTTCGAGATGCGCACCCACAAGCGCCTGATCGACATCCTCGACCCCACCCCCAAGACCGTTGACTCTCTGATGCGACTCGACCTCCCGGCCGGTGTCGACATCGAGATCAAGCTCTGA
- the rplC gene encoding 50S ribosomal protein L3, which translates to MAKQIKGILGEKLGMTQVWDANNRVVPVTVVKAGPNVVTQVRTNDVDGYESVQIAFGEIDPRKVNKPLKGHFSKADVTPRRHLVEIRTADASEYTLGQEITAEVFEAGVKVDVTGKSKGKGFAGVMKRHNFRGLGAGHGTQRKHRSPGSIGGCATPGRVFKGLRMAGRMGNERVTTQNLTVHAVDAEKGLLLIKGAVPGPNGGLVLVRTAAKGA; encoded by the coding sequence ATGGCTAAGCAGATCAAGGGCATCCTGGGCGAGAAGCTCGGTATGACGCAGGTGTGGGACGCGAACAACCGCGTCGTCCCGGTCACCGTCGTCAAGGCCGGGCCCAACGTCGTCACCCAGGTCCGTACGAACGATGTCGACGGCTACGAGTCCGTCCAGATCGCCTTCGGCGAGATCGACCCGCGCAAGGTGAACAAGCCCCTCAAGGGCCACTTCTCCAAGGCCGACGTCACCCCCCGTCGCCACCTCGTCGAGATCCGCACCGCGGACGCCTCCGAGTACACGCTGGGCCAGGAGATCACCGCTGAGGTGTTCGAGGCCGGCGTGAAGGTCGACGTGACCGGCAAGAGCAAGGGCAAGGGCTTCGCCGGTGTCATGAAGCGCCACAACTTCCGTGGCCTCGGCGCCGGACACGGCACCCAGCGCAAGCACCGCTCTCCCGGTTCCATCGGTGGCTGCGCCACCCCGGGCCGTGTGTTCAAGGGCCTCCGCATGGCGGGTCGCATGGGCAACGAGCGGGTCACCACCCAGAACCTGACCGTCCACGCCGTTGACGCGGAGAAGGGTCTGCTGCTCATCAAGGGCGCGGTTCCCGGTCCGAACGGCGGCCTCGTCCTGGTCCGCACCGCGGCCAAGGGGGCCTGA
- the rplD gene encoding 50S ribosomal protein L4: MSTVDILSPAGDKAGSVELPAEIFDVEKVSIPLIHQVVVAQLAAARQGTHKTKTRGEVRGGGKKPYRQKGTGRARQGSTRAPQFAGGGVVHGPVPRDYSQRTPKKMKAAALRHALTDRARHNRIHVVSGVVEGETPSTKAAKSLFGKISERKNLLLVVDRSDEAAWLSARNLPQVHILEPGQLNTYDVLVSDDVVFTKAAFESFVAGPKANDTEGSEV, translated from the coding sequence ATGAGCACTGTTGACATCCTTTCGCCGGCGGGCGACAAGGCCGGTTCCGTCGAGCTCCCCGCGGAGATCTTCGACGTTGAGAAGGTCAGCATTCCGCTGATCCACCAGGTCGTCGTCGCACAGCTGGCCGCTGCCCGCCAGGGCACGCACAAGACCAAGACCCGTGGCGAGGTCCGCGGCGGTGGCAAGAAGCCTTACCGCCAGAAGGGCACCGGTCGCGCCCGTCAGGGTTCGACCCGCGCGCCGCAGTTCGCCGGTGGTGGCGTCGTGCACGGTCCCGTGCCGCGCGACTACTCGCAGCGGACGCCCAAGAAGATGAAGGCTGCCGCGCTGCGTCACGCCCTCACCGACCGGGCCCGTCACAACCGCATCCACGTCGTCTCCGGCGTGGTCGAGGGCGAGACCCCCTCCACGAAGGCCGCCAAGAGCCTGTTCGGCAAGATCAGCGAGCGCAAGAACCTGCTCCTGGTCGTCGACCGCTCCGACGAGGCCGCGTGGCTGTCCGCCCGCAACCTGCCCCAGGTCCACATCCTGGAGCCGGGCCAGCTGAACACGTACGACGTTCTCGTCTCGGACGACGTGGTCTTCACCAAGGCCGCTTTCGAGTCCTTCGTCGCCGGCCCGAAGGCCAACGACACCGAAGGGAGCGAGGTCTGA
- the rplW gene encoding 50S ribosomal protein L23, with translation MAIRHPAIASKAAKKAKEARVKKARRHATEGKNTVETPLSKSFTDPRDVLLKPVVSEKSYALLDEGKYTFIVDPSANKTQIKQAVQSVFSVKVTGVNTINRQGKRKRTKTGFGQRAGSKRAIVTLAEGDRIDIFGGPTA, from the coding sequence ATGGCCATCCGTCACCCCGCTATCGCCTCGAAGGCCGCGAAGAAGGCCAAGGAGGCTCGCGTCAAGAAGGCGCGGCGCCACGCCACCGAGGGCAAGAACACCGTCGAGACCCCGCTGAGCAAGTCCTTCACGGACCCCCGTGACGTGCTGCTCAAGCCGGTCGTCTCGGAGAAGAGCTACGCGCTCCTCGACGAGGGCAAGTACACGTTCATCGTCGACCCGAGCGCCAACAAGACCCAGATCAAGCAGGCCGTGCAGTCGGTCTTCTCGGTCAAGGTCACCGGGGTCAACACGATCAACCGCCAGGGCAAGCGCAAGCGCACCAAGACCGGTTTCGGTCAGCGTGCCGGCTCCAAGCGCGCGATCGTGACCCTCGCTGAGGGCGACCGTATCGACATCTTCGGCGGTCCGACCGCCTGA
- the rplB gene encoding 50S ribosomal protein L2: MGIRKYKPTTPGRRGSSVADFVEVTRSTPEKSLVRPLHSKGGRNSSGRVTVRHQGGGHKRAYRVIDFRRHDKDGVPAKVAHIEYDPNRTARIALLHYADGEKRYILAPRNLQQGDRVENGPGADIKPGNNLALRNIPVGTTIHAIELRPGGGAKFARSAGASVQLLAKEGSYAHLRMPSGEIRLVDVRCRATVGEVGNAEQSNINWGKAGRKRWLGVRPTVRGVVMNPVDHPHGGGEGRTSGGRHPVSPWGKKEGRTRSPKKASNKYIVRRRKTNKKR, from the coding sequence ATGGGAATCCGCAAGTACAAGCCGACTACGCCGGGCCGTCGTGGCTCCAGCGTCGCCGACTTCGTCGAGGTCACGCGGTCCACGCCGGAGAAGTCGCTGGTTCGCCCGCTGCACAGCAAGGGCGGCCGTAACAGTTCCGGTCGTGTGACCGTTCGCCACCAGGGTGGCGGACACAAGCGCGCCTACCGAGTGATCGACTTCCGTCGTCACGACAAGGACGGCGTGCCGGCGAAGGTCGCGCACATCGAGTACGACCCCAACCGCACCGCGCGCATCGCGCTGCTGCACTACGCGGACGGCGAGAAGCGCTACATCCTCGCCCCGCGCAACCTGCAGCAGGGTGACCGCGTCGAGAACGGTCCCGGGGCAGACATCAAGCCGGGCAACAACCTGGCGCTCCGCAACATCCCGGTCGGTACCACGATCCACGCGATCGAGCTCCGTCCGGGCGGTGGCGCCAAGTTCGCCCGCTCCGCCGGTGCTTCCGTGCAGCTGCTCGCGAAGGAGGGCTCCTACGCCCACCTGCGCATGCCGTCCGGTGAGATCCGCCTGGTCGACGTCCGCTGCCGCGCCACCGTCGGCGAGGTCGGCAACGCCGAGCAGAGCAACATCAACTGGGGCAAGGCCGGCCGCAAGCGCTGGCTGGGCGTCCGCCCGACCGTGCGTGGTGTGGTCATGAACCCGGTTGACCACCCGCACGGTGGTGGTGAGGGCCGTACCTCCGGTGGTCGCCACCCGGTGTCCCCGTGGGGCAAGAAGGAAGGCCGTACTCGTTCGCCCAAGAAGGCGTCGAACAAGTACATCGTCCGCCGCCGCAAGACGAACAAGAAGCGCTAG
- the rpsS gene encoding 30S ribosomal protein S19, whose protein sequence is MPRSLKKGPFVDDHLIKKVDAQNEAGTKNVIKTWSRRSMIIPAMLGHTIAVHNGKTHIPVFVTESMVGHKLGEFSPTRTFRGHVKDDRKSKRR, encoded by the coding sequence ATGCCGCGCAGTCTCAAGAAGGGGCCCTTCGTCGACGACCACCTGATCAAGAAGGTGGACGCCCAGAACGAAGCCGGCACCAAGAACGTCATCAAGACCTGGTCCCGTCGCTCGATGATCATCCCGGCCATGCTGGGCCACACGATCGCGGTGCACAACGGCAAGACCCACATTCCGGTGTTTGTCACCGAGTCGATGGTCGGCCACAAGCTCGGCGAGTTCTCGCCGACGCGCACCTTCCGGGGTCACGTCAAGGACGACCGGAAGTCGAAGCGCCGCTAA
- the rplV gene encoding 50S ribosomal protein L22, which yields MEARAQARYIRVTPMKARRVVDLIRGLNATEAQAVLRFAPQAASVPVGKVLDSAIANAAHNYDHTDVDSLYISEAYVDEGPTLKRFRPRAQGRAYRIRKRTSHITVVVSSKEGTR from the coding sequence ATGGAAGCCAGGGCCCAGGCGCGGTACATCCGCGTCACGCCCATGAAGGCCCGCCGCGTGGTGGACCTCATCCGTGGCCTCAACGCCACGGAGGCTCAGGCGGTCCTGCGTTTCGCCCCGCAGGCCGCGAGCGTGCCGGTCGGCAAGGTGCTGGACAGCGCCATCGCCAACGCCGCGCACAACTACGACCACACCGATGTCGACAGCCTCTACATCTCCGAGGCCTACGTCGATGAGGGCCCGACCCTGAAGCGGTTCCGTCCGCGTGCCCAGGGCCGTGCCTACCGGATCCGCAAGCGGACCAGCCACATCACCGTGGTCGTCAGCAGCAAGGAAGGAACCCGGTAA
- the rpsC gene encoding 30S ribosomal protein S3, giving the protein MGQKVNPHGFRLGVTTDFKSRWYADKLYKDYVKEDVAIRRMMTSGMERAGISKVEIERTRDRVRVDIHTARPGIVIGRRGAEADRIRGDLEKLTGKQVQLNILEVKNPETDAQLVAQAVAEQLSSRVSFRRAMRKSMQSAMKAGAKGIKIQCGGRLGGAEMSRSEFYREGRVPLHTLRANVDYGFFEAKTTFGRIGVKVWIYKGDVKNIAEVRAENAAARAGNRPARGGADRPARGGRGGERGGRGRKPQQAAGAEAPKAEAPAAAPAESTGTEA; this is encoded by the coding sequence ATGGGCCAGAAGGTAAACCCGCACGGGTTCCGGCTCGGCGTTACGACCGACTTCAAGTCGCGCTGGTACGCCGACAAGCTGTACAAGGACTACGTCAAGGAAGACGTCGCCATCCGTCGGATGATGACGTCCGGCATGGAGCGCGCCGGCATCTCCAAGGTCGAGATCGAGCGCACCCGTGATCGTGTGCGTGTGGACATCCACACCGCGCGTCCGGGCATCGTCATCGGCCGCCGCGGCGCCGAGGCCGACCGCATCCGCGGTGACCTGGAGAAGCTGACCGGCAAGCAGGTCCAGCTGAACATCCTCGAGGTCAAGAACCCGGAGACGGACGCTCAGCTGGTGGCCCAGGCCGTCGCCGAGCAGCTGTCCTCCCGCGTCTCCTTCCGCCGTGCCATGCGCAAGAGCATGCAGTCGGCGATGAAGGCCGGCGCCAAGGGCATCAAGATCCAGTGCGGTGGCCGCCTCGGTGGCGCCGAGATGTCCCGCTCGGAGTTCTACCGCGAGGGCCGTGTGCCCCTGCACACGCTCCGCGCGAACGTGGACTACGGCTTCTTCGAGGCCAAGACGACCTTCGGCCGCATCGGTGTGAAGGTCTGGATCTACAAGGGCGACGTCAAGAACATCGCCGAGGTCCGCGCCGAGAACGCCGCTGCCCGTGCGGGTAACCGCCCGGCTCGCGGCGGCGCCGACCGCCCGGCCCGTGGTGGCCGCGGTGGCGAGCGTGGCGGGCGCGGTCGTAAGCCGCAGCAGGCTGCCGGCGCCGAGGCCCCCAAGGCCGAGGCTCCCGCCGCCGCTCCGGCTGAGAGCACCGGAACGGAGGCCTGA
- the rplP gene encoding 50S ribosomal protein L16: MLIPRRVKHRKQHHPKRSGMSKGGTQVAFGEYGIQALTPAYVTNRQIEAARIAMTRHIKRGGKVWINIYPDRPLTKKPAETRMGSGKGSPEWWVANVKPGRVMFELSYPNEKIAREALTRAAHKLPMKCKIVKREAGEA; this comes from the coding sequence ATGCTGATCCCCCGTAGGGTCAAGCACCGCAAGCAGCACCACCCCAAGCGCAGCGGCATGTCCAAGGGTGGCACGCAGGTTGCGTTCGGCGAGTACGGCATCCAGGCGCTGACCCCGGCCTACGTGACGAACCGCCAGATCGAGGCCGCTCGTATCGCCATGACGCGTCACATCAAGCGTGGTGGCAAGGTCTGGATCAACATCTACCCGGACCGCCCCCTCACCAAGAAGCCGGCCGAGACCCGCATGGGTTCCGGTAAGGGTTCGCCGGAGTGGTGGGTGGCCAACGTCAAGCCCGGACGCGTGATGTTCGAGCTGTCGTACCCCAACGAGAAGATCGCGCGCGAGGCCCTGACCCGTGCGGCTCACAAGCTGCCGATGAAGTGCAAGATCGTCAAGCGCGAGGCAGGTGAAGCGTGA
- the rpmC gene encoding 50S ribosomal protein L29: MSAGTKASELRELGNEELLNKLREAKEELFNLRFQAATGQLENHGRLKAVRKDIARIYTLMRERELGIETVESA; encoded by the coding sequence ATGTCGGCCGGTACCAAGGCGTCGGAGCTGCGCGAGCTGGGCAACGAGGAGCTCCTCAACAAGCTCCGCGAGGCCAAGGAAGAGCTGTTCAACCTCCGCTTCCAGGCGGCGACGGGTCAGCTCGAGAACCACGGTCGGCTCAAGGCCGTCCGCAAGGACATCGCGCGGATCTACACCCTGATGCGTGAGCGCGAGCTGGGCATCGAAACGGTGGAGAGCGCCTGA
- the rpsQ gene encoding 30S ribosomal protein S17, whose protein sequence is MSESNVTEETKTDRGFRKTREGLVVSDKMDKTVVVAVEDRVKHALYGKVIRRTNKLKAHDEQNAAGVGDRVLLMETRPLSATKRWRVVEILEKAK, encoded by the coding sequence ATGAGCGAGAGCAACGTGACTGAAGAGACCAAGACGGACCGCGGTTTCCGCAAGACCCGTGAGGGTCTGGTCGTCAGCGACAAGATGGACAAGACCGTCGTCGTCGCCGTCGAGGACCGCGTCAAGCACGCGCTGTACGGCAAGGTCATCCGCCGTACGAACAAGCTCAAGGCGCACGACGAGCAGAACGCCGCCGGCGTGGGCGACCGGGTTCTCCTGATGGAGACCCGCCCGCTCTCGGCGACGAAGCGCTGGCGCGTCGTGGAGATCCTCGAGAAGGCGAAGTAA
- the rplN gene encoding 50S ribosomal protein L14: MIQQESRLRVADNTGAKEILCIRVLGGSGRRYAGIGDVIVATVKDAIPGGNVKKGDVVKAVIVRTVKERRRPDGSYIRFDENAAVILKNDGDPRGTRIFGPVGRELREKKFMKIISLAPEVL; encoded by the coding sequence GTGATCCAGCAGGAGTCGCGACTGCGTGTCGCCGACAACACGGGTGCGAAGGAGATCCTCTGCATCCGTGTGCTCGGCGGCTCCGGTCGCCGCTACGCGGGTATCGGTGACGTCATCGTCGCCACCGTCAAGGACGCGATCCCCGGTGGCAACGTGAAGAAGGGTGACGTCGTCAAGGCGGTCATCGTTCGCACCGTCAAGGAGCGCCGCCGTCCGGACGGCTCGTACATCCGCTTCGACGAGAACGCCGCCGTCATTCTGAAGAACGACGGCGACCCTCGTGGCACCCGTATCTTCGGCCCGGTGGGCCGTGAGCTGCGCGAGAAGAAGTTCATGAAGATCATCTCCCTCGCGCCGGAGGTGCTGTGA
- the rplX gene encoding 50S ribosomal protein L24: MKIKKGDLVQVITGKDKGKQGKVIAAFPREDRVLVEGVNRVKKHTKAGPTARGSQAGGIVTTEAPIHVSNVQLVVEKDGNKVVTRVGYRFDDEGNKIRVAKRTGEDI, from the coding sequence ATGAAGATCAAGAAGGGCGACCTGGTCCAGGTCATCACCGGTAAGGACAAGGGCAAGCAGGGCAAGGTCATCGCGGCCTTCCCCCGTGAGGACCGTGTCCTGGTCGAGGGTGTCAACCGGGTCAAGAAGCACACCAAGGCCGGTCCGACGGCTCGCGGTTCGCAGGCCGGCGGCATCGTCACCACCGAGGCGCCGATCCACGTCTCCAACGTCCAGCTGGTCGTGGAGAAGGACGGCAACAAGGTCGTGACCCGCGTCGGTTACCGCTTCGACGACGAAGGCAACAAGATCCGCGTTGCCAAGCGGACGGGTGAGGACATCTGA
- the rplE gene encoding 50S ribosomal protein L5, which produces MTTTTTPRLKQKYREEITGKLRDEFKYENVMQIPGLVKIVVNMGVGDAARDSKLIEGAIRDLTTITGQKPAVTKARKSIAQFKLREGQPIGAHVTLRGDRMWEFLDRTLSLALPRIRDFRGLSPKQFDGRGNYTFGLTEQVMFHEIDQDKIDRVRGMDITVVTTATNDAEGRALLRHLGFPFKEA; this is translated from the coding sequence ATGACGACCACCACCACTCCGCGCCTGAAGCAGAAGTACCGTGAGGAGATCACGGGCAAGCTGCGTGACGAGTTCAAGTACGAGAACGTCATGCAGATCCCCGGTCTCGTGAAGATCGTGGTCAACATGGGTGTGGGCGACGCCGCCCGCGACTCCAAGCTGATCGAGGGCGCCATCCGCGACCTCACCACGATCACCGGTCAGAAGCCGGCCGTCACCAAGGCCCGTAAGTCCATCGCGCAGTTCAAGCTGCGTGAGGGCCAGCCGATCGGTGCCCACGTCACGCTCCGTGGCGACCGCATGTGGGAGTTCCTGGACCGCACCCTGTCGCTGGCGCTCCCGCGCATCCGCGACTTCCGCGGCCTGTCCCCCAAGCAGTTCGACGGCCGTGGCAACTACACCTTCGGTCTCACGGAGCAGGTCATGTTCCACGAGATCGACCAGGACAAGATCGACCGCGTCCGGGGTATGGACATCACCGTGGTCACCACGGCGACCAACGACGCTGAGGGCCGCGCGCTCCTTCGTCACCTCGGCTTCCCCTTCAAGGAGGCGTGA
- a CDS encoding type Z 30S ribosomal protein S14, whose product MAKKALIAKAARKPKFGVRGYTRCQRCGRPHSVYRKFGLCRVCLREMAHRGELPGVTKSSW is encoded by the coding sequence ATGGCGAAGAAGGCTCTGATTGCCAAGGCTGCTCGTAAGCCCAAGTTCGGTGTGCGTGGCTACACCCGCTGCCAGCGCTGCGGCCGCCCGCACTCCGTGTACCGCAAGTTCGGCCTGTGCCGCGTGTGCCTTCGTGAGATGGCTCACCGTGGCGAGCTGCCGGGCGTGACCAAGAGCTCCTGGTAA
- the rpsH gene encoding 30S ribosomal protein S8, with product MTMTDPIADMLTRLRNANSAYHDTVAMPHSKIKSHIAEILQQEGFITGWKVEDAEVGKNLVLELKFGPNRERSIAGIKRISKPGLRVYAKSTNLPKVLGGLGVAIISTSHGLLTDKQAQKKGVGGEVLAYVW from the coding sequence ATGACCATGACTGATCCGATCGCAGACATGCTGACGCGTCTGCGGAACGCGAACTCGGCATACCACGACACCGTGGCGATGCCGCACTCGAAGATCAAGTCGCACATCGCGGAGATCCTCCAGCAGGAGGGCTTCATCACGGGCTGGAAGGTCGAGGACGCCGAGGTCGGCAAGAACCTCGTCCTGGAGCTGAAGTTCGGCCCCAACCGTGAGCGCTCCATCGCGGGGATCAAGCGGATCTCCAAGCCCGGTCTCCGGGTGTACGCGAAGTCCACCAACCTGCCGAAGGTGCTGGGCGGCCTGGGCGTGGCCATCATCTCCACGTCCCACGGTCTCCTGACCGACAAGCAGGCGCAGAAGAAGGGCGTGGGTGGGGAAGTCCTCGCCTACGTCTGGTAG
- the rplF gene encoding 50S ribosomal protein L6, which yields MSRIGKLPIPVPAGVDVTIDGRTVAVKGPKGELTHTVIAPIDIAKAEDGTLQVLRPNDERQSKALHGLSRTLVANMITGVTQGYVKKLEISGVGYRVQAKGSNLEFSLGYSHPILVEAPEGITFKVESPTRFSVEGIDKQKVGEVAANIRKLRRPDPYKAKGVKYEGEVIRRKVGKAGK from the coding sequence ATGTCGCGTATCGGCAAGCTCCCCATCCCGGTTCCCGCCGGCGTGGACGTCACCATCGACGGCCGTACGGTCGCGGTCAAGGGCCCCAAGGGCGAACTGACCCACACCGTCATCGCGCCGATCGACATCGCCAAGGCCGAGGACGGCACCCTTCAGGTGCTGCGGCCCAACGACGAGCGGCAGAGCAAGGCCCTGCACGGCCTGTCCCGCACGCTGGTGGCGAACATGATCACCGGTGTGACCCAGGGATACGTCAAGAAGCTCGAAATCAGCGGTGTCGGTTACCGCGTCCAGGCCAAGGGCTCCAACCTGGAGTTCTCCCTGGGCTACAGCCACCCGATCCTGGTCGAGGCCCCCGAGGGCATCACCTTCAAGGTGGAGTCCCCGACCCGTTTCTCGGTCGAGGGCATCGACAAGCAGAAGGTCGGCGAGGTTGCGGCCAACATCCGCAAGCTGCGCAGGCCCGACCCGTACAAGGCCAAGGGTGTCAAGTACGAGGGCGAAGTCATCCGCCGCAAGGTCGGAAAGGCGGGTAAGTAA
- the rplR gene encoding 50S ribosomal protein L18, translating to MAYGQKILKGDAYKRASIKRRHIRIRKRINGTAERPRLVVTRSNRHIVAQVIDDLKGHTLASASTLDSSIRGGEGDKSAQAKQVGALVAERAKAAGVEAVVFDRGGNQYAGRIAALADAAREAGLKF from the coding sequence ATGGCATACGGGCAGAAGATCCTGAAGGGCGACGCCTACAAGCGCGCCTCGATCAAGCGCCGTCACATCCGGATCCGCAAGCGGATCAACGGTACGGCGGAGCGTCCCCGTCTGGTCGTTACCCGCTCGAACCGCCACATCGTGGCGCAGGTGATCGACGACCTGAAGGGTCACACCCTGGCATCGGCGTCCACGCTGGACAGCTCGATCCGCGGTGGCGAGGGCGACAAGTCCGCGCAGGCCAAGCAGGTCGGCGCCCTGGTCGCCGAGCGTGCCAAGGCCGCCGGTGTCGAGGCCGTCGTGTTCGACCGTGGTGGTAACCAGTACGCGGGGCGCATCGCCGCCCTGGCGGACGCCGCCCGCGAGGCCGGACTCAAGTTCTGA
- the rpsE gene encoding 30S ribosomal protein S5: MAGPQRRGGGAGGGERRDRKGRDGGAAAAEKTAYVERVVAINRVAKVVKGGRRFSFTALVVVGDGDGTVGVGYGKAKEVPAAIAKGVEEAKKHFFKVPRIQGTIPHPITGEKAAGVVLLKPASPGTGVIAGGPVRAVLECAGIHDVLSKSLGSSNAINIVHATVEALKGLQRPEEIAARRGLPLEDVAPAALLRARAGAGAA; this comes from the coding sequence ATGGCTGGACCCCAGCGCCGCGGTGGCGGTGCCGGTGGCGGCGAGCGGCGGGACCGGAAGGGCCGTGACGGCGGCGCAGCTGCCGCCGAGAAGACCGCGTACGTTGAGCGCGTTGTCGCGATCAACCGCGTCGCCAAGGTTGTGAAGGGTGGTCGTCGCTTCAGCTTCACCGCGCTGGTCGTGGTGGGCGACGGTGACGGCACCGTGGGTGTCGGATACGGCAAGGCCAAGGAGGTGCCGGCCGCCATCGCCAAGGGTGTTGAGGAGGCCAAGAAGCACTTCTTCAAGGTCCCCCGCATCCAGGGCACCATCCCGCACCCGATCACGGGTGAGAAGGCTGCCGGCGTCGTGCTGCTCAAGCCCGCGTCCCCGGGTACCGGCGTTATCGCCGGTGGTCCGGTGCGTGCCGTGCTCGAGTGCGCCGGTATCCACGACGTGCTGTCGAAGTCGCTCGGCTCGTCGAACGCGATCAACATCGTGCACGCGACCGTGGAGGCCCTGAAGGGCCTGCAGCGTCCCGAGGAGATCGCGGCCCGCCGCGGTCTGCCGCTCGAGGACGTCGCCCCCGCGGCTCTGCTGCGTGCGCGTGCCGGGGCTGGTGCTGCGTAA
- the rpmD gene encoding 50S ribosomal protein L30 encodes MAQLKITQTKSYIGSKQNHRDTLRSLGLKGINTQVVKEDRPEFRGMVHTVRHLVTVEEVD; translated from the coding sequence ATGGCTCAGCTCAAGATCACGCAGACGAAGTCGTACATCGGCAGCAAGCAGAACCACCGTGACACCCTGCGCTCCCTTGGTCTCAAGGGCATCAACACGCAGGTCGTCAAGGAGGACCGCCCCGAGTTCCGCGGCATGGTGCACACCGTCCGCCACCTCGTGACGGTCGAGGAGGTCGACTGA
- the rplO gene encoding 50S ribosomal protein L15, whose protein sequence is MAENNPLKVHNLRPAPGAKTAKTRVGRGEASKGKTAGRGTKGTKARYQVPERFEGGQMPLHMRLPKLKGFKNPFKTEYQVVNLDKLASLYPEGGEVTVESLVAKGAVRKNSLVKVLGQGEISVALQVTVDAVSGSAKEKITAAGGSVTELV, encoded by the coding sequence ATGGCGGAGAACAACCCGCTCAAGGTCCACAACCTCCGTCCCGCCCCGGGCGCCAAGACCGCCAAGACCCGTGTCGGTCGTGGTGAGGCGTCGAAGGGTAAGACGGCCGGTCGTGGTACCAAGGGCACCAAGGCCCGCTACCAGGTTCCGGAGCGCTTCGAGGGTGGGCAGATGCCCCTCCACATGCGTCTCCCGAAGCTCAAGGGCTTCAAGAACCCGTTCAAGACCGAGTACCAGGTCGTGAACCTCGACAAGCTGGCCTCTCTCTACCCCGAGGGTGGCGAGGTCACCGTCGAGTCGCTGGTGGCCAAGGGTGCCGTTCGCAAGAACAGCCTCGTCAAGGTCCTCGGCCAGGGCGAGATCTCCGTGGCGCTGCAGGTGACGGTCGACGCCGTCTCCGGCTCCGCCAAGGAGAAGATCACCGCTGCCGGCGGTTCCGTCACCGAGCTCGTCTGA